The proteins below are encoded in one region of Juglans microcarpa x Juglans regia isolate MS1-56 chromosome 4D, Jm3101_v1.0, whole genome shotgun sequence:
- the LOC121261243 gene encoding uncharacterized protein LOC121261243 yields the protein MQPQKSSRVDLVDLKAQIVKKLGVNKSKLYFYHLNSFLSDKLGKIQFESFCIRAFGRENLPLHNQLLISILKNACQAKTPPPVHLAGPHKSGIQAANSSPGGEDGHEQSGAILSNQNQNVPVWSNGVLPVSPRKGRSGIRDRKLRDRPSPLGLNGKVECISHQSMGPEDSNSKLNVENGDLTPCDYQRPGQHLQTVAEAHENERDSAVRRPAEKPRIHSKDQAAGAVIDDGEEVQSTRSNFFRSPLLAPLGIPFCPASVGGARKVIPSASSGDFVSNYDSGGLTDTETLRKRMEQIAAAQGLGGVSMECANMLNNMLDVYLKQLIRSCVELVGARCTHEPRKHLAHKQQIQGKIINGMWASNHLHMQSAGGPMDAMQEQGHQCSISLLDFKVAMELNPQQLGEDWPLLLEKICMQAFEE from the coding sequence ATGCAACCTCAGAAGAGCTCCAGAGTCGATTTGGTTGACTTGAAAGCTCAGATAGTGAAGAAGCTTGGGGTGAATAAGTCAAAACTGTACTTTTATCACTTAAATAGTTTCTTGAGTGACAAATTGGGCAAGATTCAGTTTGAAAGTTTTTGCATTCGGGCTTTTGGGAGGGAGAATCTTCCACTGCACAATCAACTCCTTATTTCAATCCTTAAGAATGCATGCCAAGCCAAGACCCCGCCACCAGTTCATTTAGCGGGTCCCCACAAATCGGGGATACAAGCTGCAAACAGTTCTCCTGGTGGGGAAGATGGGCATGAACAAAGTGGGGCCATTCTCTCCAATCAGAATCAAAATGTGCCTGTTTGGTCGAATGGGGTTCTTCCAGTGTCCCCACGAAAGGGTAGGTCCGGGATACGTGATCGGAAGCTCAGGGATAGACCAAGCCCTCTTGGACTGAATGGGAAGGTCGAGTGTATCTCACATCAATCCATGGGACCGGAAGATAGCAATAGTAAGCTTAATGTCGAAAATGGGGATTTGACTCCGTGCGATTATCAGAGACCAGGGCAGCATCTTCAGACTGTTGCTGAGGCACATGAGAATGAAAGGGATAGTGCTGTTCGGCGACCTGCAGAGAAGCCAAGGATACACAGTAAAGATCAGGCTGCAGGAGCTGTTATTGACGATGGGGAAGAGGTGCAGTCAACACGGTCAAATTTCTTTAGAAGTCCTCTGCTTGCCCCCCTAGGGATTCCGTTTTGCCCAGCTAGTGTCGGTGGGGCCCGCAAAGTTATTCCATCGGCTAGCAGTGGTGATTTTGTTAGCAATTATGATAGTGGTGGATTGACTGATACAGAGACACTGAGAAAACGTATGGAGCAGATTGCAGCAGCACAGGGCCTTGGAGGCGTTTCTATGGAATGTGCtaatatgttaaataatatGCTGGATGTGTACTTGAAGCAGTTAATCAGGTCTTGTGTTGAGTTGGTGGGAGCAAGGTGCACACATGAGCCAAGAAAGCACCTTGCTCACAAGCAGCAGATTCAAGGCAAAATTATCAATGGCATGTGGGCAAGTAATCACTTACACATGCAGAGTGCCGGTGGGCCCATGGACGCGATGCAGGAGCAAGGACACCAGTGCTCGATATCTTTGCTTGATTTCAAAGTTGCTATGGAGCTGAATCCTCAGCAACTTGGGGAGGATTGGCCATTGCTGCTGGAGAAAATTTGTATGCAAGCATTTGAGGAATGA